The nucleotide sequence AGGTAACCATGTTATTTAAACTCAATACATAAAATTTAAAATGACAATTAATTTAGGCTCAAGCAAAGTCATGAACTTAATAATTGATGCCATCGCTTTAAGTGATGGCATCAATCAAATCTATTAAGTTGACGGCTATGGTCTTCCGACCTGACACATTTGGCTAATTTAAGCAATAACTTGTCAGTGGTTCGTTGCTTTATTTCTAATAGTGTGTCTTTATTACCAAGGAATTTCGCCTGTTTCCGGATTATTTTCTTCACTGAAAAACTTACCTGTTGGTCCGTCTTTGTCAATCAAAGCATATTTTACAATTCGTTTTCCGGCATCTTCTAAAGTTCCTGTTCCTCTATGTCCATTGAAATCTGTTTTAGTATATCCAGGACATACTGCATTTACTTTAAAAGAACTTTCCTTCAATTCGTAAGCCAATACAACCGTGTACATATTTAAAGCAGATTTTGATGAAAGATAAACAGCCCCTTTATAATCATAATATTTATAGGCAGGGTCACTATGCAAAGTAATCGAGCCTTGACTTGAAGTCACATTGACTATTCGTGGCTCCGAAGATTTTTTTAATAAATCAATGAATGTTTGAGTCATTCTAACGGCACTGTAGACATTAGCATCATAGGCTGCTTTAAATTGGTCAATAGTTGAATCTAAAGCTGTTTGCGGATACCCCCCATAAATGCCTGCATTATTAATAAGAATGTCCAGAGCCTGTATTTTCTTACCGATTTCGATACGGGCTGCTTGTATCGATTCATCATTTGTTACATCTAACTGAATGACTTCTATATTTTTTATTCCCTCCGCTTTTAGTTTATCAATTGCTTCTCTACCTTTTACTAAATCACGAGAACCAAGGAAAACATAAACTCCTTTTTGTGAAAGTTGACGGGCGACTTCAAAGCCAATGCTTTTATTGGCACCTGTTATTAATGCTGACTTCATTTTTTATTTGTTTAAAATTTATGAAGCAAAAGTAGTCAGTCAATATATAGTGGGAATGGACAAATCTTTTTATTTGCCCGACAAATCCTGTTGGTTTGCTAAAAATTCGCTTACGCTTTGTCCAGTGCTTTTTTTGAAAAGTCGTGAAAAATAATCGGGATCATTGAAGCCCAATTCGTAAGCCAATTCTTTCACAGAAATTTTTGAATAGTGCAGTTTTCGTTGTGCCTCAGTCATCAAACGATTAATAATAAATTCCTTAGGTGAAACACCTGCAAACTCTTTTACAATTCCATATAAACTATTTGAGCTTAGCGCTAATTTTTCGGCAATAGAATTTATTGAATGTTGCTCGGTCAGATTTTTTTCAACCACAAGTTTAAATTCAATGTATTTTGAGAGCTTAGGATTCGATATAATACCTTGCTGTGTACCTTTGAAGTAGGCACTGTTGAGTTCTGTTAAGAGAGCATTCAAATGTGCTAAAATTATTTCTGTATCCGTTTGCTCCTTATTTGTGTATAGTATTTGATTTAAAATTTCAAAAACCTTTTTTACTCTTAGTTTAGCTGCAGGATCAAAATTTAAGGTTTGTTTGTTTAGCGGATTAACTAAAAAAGCAAACTGTTGGGGAAGTAAAGCTAAAGTGTTTTCATCAAACCCTAGTTTATAATATTCAAGTTTACCTGTTTTAGAAGGTGGCTCGAAAATTTGATTGGGTAAGGCAAAAAGTAAGTGTCCATCAGAAATGGTAAAGTCCTGTAGGTCCACTCCGTAAGTTAAAGAGCCACTGTCTATAAAAACAAAGAAATAGAAATTCAATCTATGAGGTTGAAATGCTTTTGGTAAGATTTCAGCAGGCACAAAATGATTTTCGCTTGAACCAACTTTTATTCTAAGTTTGTCATGCTGTTTTTCGATGTCTAATATTCCTTTATCTTCTTGCACTGTGATTGTTTAATTTTTTCAGGTTGTCGCTTTACAATGACCGATAACGGCTGAGCTATGATCCGTGGATTTGTATTAAGTCACGAATTCTCAATAGTCCTAATATGATTTGCCTCACATATGGCGAGTTAAAATAAGATTAACGAGGATTCACGAGAATAGCGATTTCTTCGCTACTTCAGTGGTTTCAGGTCGGAAAGACCTGAAACCACTGGAAGCTTTTACTGCATTACAATCCTTTTTACTTCATACCTGTTATTGTCGTCACTTATCTTTACAAAGTAATTTCCTTTAAGATTTAATGAGCTTAGATCGAAAGACCAAGAGTTTTGGTCGAGTGTTGTTTTATAGACTTCGTGCCCGAAAGTATTAAATATGGTTAACTTTAAGTCAGATCCATTCACTTCAAGTTTTTCAATCGAAACTTGTCCATTTGAAGGATTAGGATATAGTTTAAACAGTTCTGCTTTTTCTTTTTTTGAATTGATAGCTGTAATTATTTGTAATTTATAAAAGCCCCCATCAAAACCTACGGAATATCCTTCTGAATTGGACAGCATTTGAAAATCAATAATAGATGATGAAAAACCTGTCATTTCTGAAAAACTTTTTCCATCATCATAGGAAACCTTAAGGTCTCCGCTACGAAGATATAATGTACCGTCTACTACTTGTATTTTAGCTCCACTTAAATCGGTTGTAATAGGTGTCCAGTGTTCACCACCATCAGTTGTTTTAAGAATCTCAGTTACGGCAAGTGCATATCCGATGTTGGTGGTAGTAAAGAATACATTATTAAAATGCTCACTCGTCGGTTGTGAGATTTGCGACCAGGTCTTTCCTCCGTTAACGGTTTTAAAAATCTTACCACCCTCATTTGTAACAGCGTAACCTATTTTAGACTTTGGATAAGGGAAATGTATTGCAGAGATGGCAGCGCCACCGAATGCATTATTGGGATAGTGCGTCCAGGTTTTACCGCCATTAAAAGAATAAGACACGTCATCATTATTATCTGAGAATGCAAATGCTGTATCTGCATTTTTGATGTAAATTTCTCCTATGTCAATAAGAGCGGTGTTTATTTTTGTCCAATTTTCTCCGCCGTCTGTTGTTCTGAAACCTTCAGAAGGAGCATCTGTTGAAAGGATACCGATTTGTTTATTTGCAAACTGGATCGTGCGAATTGAATTATTAGTGCTGATATTCGGGGTTTTCCAGGTTTTACCACCGTCTTTTGTTTTTAAAAGTGTTGTTGTAACTCCAGCATCCCCTCCGACAAATCCAGTATCACTGTTAATAAAACAAACTGCAATTAAAGTTTCTGTTGTCGGGGTCTTTAATCGAGTCCATTGAGCAAATAGATTAATTGAACTAAATAATGCTAAAACCAGGAAATAATATATTTTCATTTTCTTTATGTTAATGTTATCCTATTCATAAGGCTTTTGGTGCCGCCTCGTTTTAATGAGGTTTCGAACTCCTCTTGTAAAATTAATTTACCTATACACTCTCTTATATGCAATTCAGTTTATACTTAAATAAAAGAGCCTTAGTATCTTTGCTAATGCTAAAGTAATATAAATTTAACAATTTTCTTACAGGTTACTCCTGATGACAATTCCCGAACTATAGTCCTCGTTTGACTCACCTCACATATGACTATTTAAAATAAGATTCAGGAGGATTCACGAGAATAGGAAATGCATCGCTTTATGTAAAGTTTAAAAAGATATTCTTGATCATAGATAACAGATAATATTTTAATTAAGCATTGAATGATTCCGTCCGCTGCAGACAATAGGACAGGGTAAACAATTAAGATTGACGAGGACTGACAAAAAAATCGATAGCATCCCTATTTCAAAATCCCCCTAATACAATCTAACTTTCTATTTATAAATACAGAAATCCAACCATTTAAAACAAATCATTAAAATTATTTTGCATCCTCAAACATTTATCGTAATATTGCATTATTATAATTAATTAACCTATTCAAATGGGAATTACCAAAACAGACAACTTCAACGATAAACAAAACAGAATGGCAAGCCTTGCAAAAGCTATCGGACATCCTGCACGTATTGCCATCCTGGAGTTTTTATTAAAGAAAAATACATGTATCTGTGGCGATCTGGTAGAAGAACTTCCACTTTCCCAGGCAACCGTCTCACAACATCTAAAAGCATTAAAAGAAGTTGGCCTAATCAAAGGCGAGATTGAAGGCACCAGCGTTTGCTATTGCATTGATGAGAAGGTCTGGAATGAAGCTAAAGAGGCCTTCAGCAAGCTGTTCGGTTCCTACAAGGGAGTTAAGTGCTGTTAAAAATTTTTTGACCCAAACTATCGTAATATTACAATGTACCAATATAACAATAACGAACTTAAACAAACAGTATAACAATGGAAAATACAAATGAAAGACTAAAAGGGATAGTAAAAGAGGAATACAGCAAAATTGCTTTACAATCCAAAGGACAAAATGAAACAAGTTGTTGCGGCGCCGGAAGTTGTGGAACCGGTACTTATAAAATTATGAGCGAAGATTATTCAAACCTCGAAGGATACAACCCCGATGCAGACCTTGGACTTGGCTGTGGCCTACCTACCGAATTTGCAAAGATCAAAAAGGGTGATACAGTTGTAGACTTAGGTTCCGGAGCAGGAAATGATAGCTTCGTCGCCAGATCAATTGCAGGCGAAGAAGGAGAAATCATAGGTATAGATATGACAGAAGCAATGATTCAGAAAGCTAAAGCCAATGCAGAGAAATTAGGATTCAACAATGTGCAGTTCAGATTGGGTGATATTGAAGATATTCCTCTATCTTCCAAAAGAGCTGATGTAGTAGTAAGCAACTGTGTAATGAACCTGGTTCCTGATAAGAAAAAAGCTTTTGATGAAGTCTACAGAATACTCAAACCTAATGGTCACTTTAGTATTTCAGATATTGTTTTAAAAGGCGAACTACCCGAATCAATTAAGAAAGAAGCAGAGATGTATGCAGGTTGTGTTTCTGGGGCCATTAAGAAAGGTGATTACCTGGAAATATTGTCTGATGCGGGATTCACTAACATTACTGTTCAGAAAGAAAAACAGATCAATATTCCCGATGAAATCCTCTTGAATTACCTGAATTCAGAACAATTAAACGAATTCAAATCAAAAGGATCCGGAGTTTTCAGCATAACAGTTTATGCGGAAAGACCAGAAACAGAATGTGGGTGCGAACCTGCTGCTAAGTGTTGTTAAATACTTGTATAAATTTATAATTCATGTTATTTCAAACTATTGAAAGTTATATTCAGGATGCTATCAGATCTTTTGATAGCATCCCTGCTGAAAGAAAAAAGACATTAGAGACAATCAGTCATTTCATTCAAAAGAAGGTAGATACAGGTAAAACATCAGAGCTTATTTATGTCTGTACACACAATTCCAGAAGAAGTCATTTAGGTCAAATATGGGGAAAGACGGCTGCCAGCTATTACGGGTTAAAAAATATAAATACCTATTCTGCCGGAACAGAAGTCACTGCATTCAATCCCAATGCTATTAAAGCATTGGAGAAAGCAGGATTTAAAGTTTCCAAATCAGAAGGAGAAGAAAAAAATCCTCAATATGCAGTTTCATATGATGACGAAAAGGAGCTTCCGATTATTTGTTTTTCTAAAACCTATGAAGATACTTCCATTCCCAAAGAAAGTCTTTGTGCAATCATGACCTGCACAGAAGCCGATGGAAATTGTCCGTTCATACCTGGAACAGAATTACGGATCTCCTGCCCTTACAATGATCCAAAAGTCTTTGATGGTACAGCACAACAGGATGAAATGTATAGTGAAAGATGCAAACAGATTGCAATAGAAAACCTTTACATTTTTTCACTAATGATACATTCAAAACGAAAATAAAAATGGTTCAGATTAAAAAAGTCGTCTCTTTTGAAGAGTTAGAAATGATCAAAGAGCTCTTCAAAGAATATGAACAATATTTAAATACTGATCTTTGTTTTCAAAGTTTCAAGGAAGAATTACAAAGTCTTCCAGGATGTTATTCCAGCCCGGATGGAGGATTATGGCTCGCTTTTGATAATAATAAACCAGTTGGATGTGTCGCATTAAAGAAACAAGACTCAAAATACTCTGAAATGAAAAGGCTTTATGTAAAACCAGAATATCATGGAAATGGAATTGGTAAAAAATTGATCGAAGCTACTATTCAGAAATCTAGAGAATTAGGATATGAATTTGTTAGATTGGATGTACTTCCCAAATCAGAAATTGCAATTGCAATATATAAATCTCTTGGATTTTCACCAATTCCCCCCTACTATCAGACAAATCAGGAAGTATATTTTTTTGAATTGAAATTAAAAAATCGTATTTAACAATATAAGCAAGCACAAGCGTGACTATCTCCTATTCATATAATATTCTGGAAAATGGTAAGAACTGCTACAATTAATGATATAACTCAGATTTTAGAAATCTACAATTACTACATCAAAGAGACGGTAGTAACTTTTGAAATAGAACAGCTCGATAATGTTGAAATGACAAGAAGGTTTAATGAAACTATAGACAAATACGAATGGATAGTTTGGCAAGATGAAAGAAATAATATACTAGGTTATGCATATTATAATTCCTTTAGACCACGTGCCGCGTATCAATACAGTGTTGAATCTACAGTTTATTTAAGACATGATTCAAGAGCTAAGGGAATCGGAAAACAACTGTATCAGGAGTTGCTGAAAAGATTTAATAAAAGCAAATACCGTGTTATTCTGGGAACAATTTCACTTCCAAATGAACCCAGTCCGGTTGCATGAATTGTTTGGTTTCAAAAAGGTAGGACATCTTGAATCAGTGGGGTTCAAATTCGGACAATGGATTGATGTAGGATACTGGCAGCTTTCAAAATCTAATAAAGAACCAGCCAAAGGATAAAATATCATTTAAACTCAAAAGCAAGTTAGCTGATCCATTAGAGAGAAAGCGCAAGCCTTGTGGGTGGAAGATTTAATGGTTCTTGATTTTTCTTTGGTTTGTAATATTGCTCCGGCAAAGATCTATTTGACTTAAAAATTAGAGCTCATAAAAAATACTCACAAGCGCCTATTTTGGTATAGTAAAATAAAAATTACTTCCCTTTCCTAATTCACTTTCTACCCATACTCTTCCACCATTTGCCTCCACGAGCTGTTTAACAATAGAAAGACCAAGGCCATAACTTTCAATGTTCTCTTTGCTATGCGCTATTTCAAACCGCTCAAATATTTTGGACAACTTATCTTCAGTAATACCCGAACCATTATCACGGACATAAATCTGATAATATTTATCTTTTTCAACAGCTCCGATTTTAATATCCGGGATTTCTTTGTCCATGTATTTGAAGGCATTGCCTATAAGATTCTGGAGAATTTGCTTAAGAGACGTCCTGTTATAATTAACTATAGGCAAATTATATGAAATATGAATTTGAAAATGAGAAGGCGGATTTAATGTAGTTAGAACATCTTGACAAAGATGCAAAAGATTGATAGGCTCTTTGATCTGCTTTTGCATTTTTGCTGTTTTCAAAACATTTTCAATAATGTCTTTCATATCCTCAACCTTTGCACCAACCATATCCAGCATTTTCATTCCTTCCTCACCAAAAGGTCTGGCCTGACAATCTTCTTTAATAAAAGGCACTAATCCTTCAATTACAGTAAGAGGAGCCTTGAGGTCATGAGAAATGATATAAGCATAGTTATCAAGTGAGTCATTTAACATTTTTAAGTTATCAATGATTATGGACAATTCTTTCGTTCTATCTGTCACACGCATTTCAAGCTCAGAATTAAGGGTCTTTAGTTGTTCAAGAATCTTAACTCTTTCTGTTATATCCTGAACAAATCCAGTGATCCTTATTATTTGCTTATTTTCATTCTTAATTACCCTTGCTTTCCCATAACTCACGCCTAACGAAGAATCTTTCCTAATGAATCTAAACTGATATTCAAATTCATCCTCATAAAAAGTAGTCTTGGTAAATAATTTTTTAATATATTCTTTATCTTGAGGATGTACTACCATAAATAGATTGTCTTCTTTAGGTTCGAATTCATTGGGCTCGTAACCATAGATCCTGAATAATTGATCAGACCAGATGGCACTTTTATTTTCAATATCGAATTCATAACTACCAAGATTTGCCATTCCCTCTGCAAGATTCAAAAGGATTTCTCTTTTCTGGATTTCATGTCTACTTCTTTTCCATTCGGTAATATCCAGGACCGTGCTTATTATTTTAATAGGATTTTCATGGTTATCATAAAATACCTTTCCCCTTGACCAAACATATTTAATTCTATTGCCCGGACATAAAATTTTATATTCAATATCGTAAAGCTTATGGTCAAAAATTGCTTTCTTAATTGCCTTGTTAGCTTTTTCCCTGTCGTCAGGATGAATGAATTCTTCAAAGGGATGACTTTCCAATGATATAGCATCAACATTTTTAATGATGACCGAACAAAGTATTTCACGCATCTCAGGACTTAAGGTTAATTTCCTGGTCACAAAATTCCATTCGTAGCTTCCGATTTTACCTAAGGCCTGCGATTGAAGGAAGATAGACTGAAGGTTTTCCAAGTCAATATCGGCCTCTTTTTGTTTGGTGATATCATCAAAGGTAACAAGAAGTTCAGTTTCACTTATTTTAATCATCACGTTCTTATACCATTTATTAAGACCTTGAAATCCATAATAAAAATCTATTTTAATTGATTCTCCAGTTTCTATGACATTTACTTGTAAATCGAAAACTCCTACTTCTCTCAGATAAGGATATTCTTCCAGCTGTCTTTTTCCAATGAGGTCAGTTCGTGTGTTGCCAAGTAAAAATTCAGCCCAACGGTTGATAAGGATATATTCAAAATCTATAATTTGATTTGAGGAATCTCTTATTACCTTGAATAATAAAATCCCTTGTTCCACCGATTCAAATACTGTGGAAAAAATCCCTGCTTCATTCACTAATTTCTTTTCAAGTCTTTCCCTCATATATTGAAAGAATGTTACAACATCCCTAACCTGTTTTGATTTACTTACTGGCTTCCACTCCTTTATAACAATTATCCTTTCCAATTAGTTATCCCAGACATTTTTATTAATTCTTTCCTTATACTATGGAATTATTACGCAAGCTATTCGAATCTGACTTTATGCCTCATGGCCATTGTTATTTTTGGAAGCCGGAAATTTATTTGACCAATGCAATCAGTGACACCATTATTGCTATAGCCTATTTTACTATTCCATTTAGTATTGTATATATTGTTAAAATCAGAAAGGATTTTAAGTATTATTGGTTATTGATTCTATTTGCCATATTTATTCTGGGATGTGGAACAACACATGTGATGGATGTGATAAACATTTGGAAGCCTTACTACCATCTTGATAGCTTGTTTAGAGTAATTACCGCATTGGCATCTATAGGAACAGCAATTGCTTTACTTAAGTACACTCCGGAAATAATATTGATACCTAATACAGAAGAATTCAGAGGGATAAATATAAAACTACAAGAACAGATCGTATTATTAAATCAAAAAGAGGAGCAGTTACGTATCGCCCAGATTCAATTATCCAAAGTAAATGAAGAGTTGGAAAAAAAGGTAAATGAAAGAACTACTGATTTAAGAAATGCGAATGAACAATTATCAAAAAGGTCTTTGGAATTGGAGCTAAGTGAAGGAAAACTTAGAACCTTAGCAGACAATATACCTAACCTTGTATGGATTGCAAACAAAGAGGGGGCAATCTCATGGTATAACAGCAGGTGGTATGAATATACAGGTAAAACACCTGAAGAAATGGAAGGTTGGGGATGGCAATCAGTGCATGATCCTTCTATCCTACCGGTAGTACTTGAGAAATGGAAAAATTCAATATCCACCGGACGACCTTTTCAAATGACTTTTCCAATTAAAGGAAAGGATAATAATTATAAACAGTTCCTCACAAGAGTGGTGCCGATAAAAAATTCAAAGGGAGAAATTGAAAATTGGTTTGGAACCAATACTGATATCACTCAGGAAATAATGGCACAAAAAATCTTAGAAGAATTGGCCTATAGTCAACGTCAGTTTAAATCAACTTTTGAGCAAGCAGCAGTTGGTATGGCCCATGTAGCACAAAATGGAAAATTCCTTTTACTGAATCAAAAGTATTGCGAATTACTTGATTATTCCTTAAATGAGCTCATTGATATACCTTTTAAAGATATTACATTTCATGAGGATATTAATGCTGATTTGGAACTATTTCAAAAACTCAAAGAAAAAGATATTCCTTATTATAAGATTGAAAAAAGATACATAAAAAAAGATGGTAGTATTATTTGGGTTAATCTTACAGCTTCCATTGTTTGGAATGAAAAGGGAAATTATGAATACGCAGTTGCCATTGTTGATGATATAACCGTACGTAAGCAAATCGAAGAAAAATTAATTCACTCCAATATTGAATTAAAAAAAATCAATACTGACTTGGATAATTTTATATATACCGCTTCTCATGATTTGAAAGCTCCTATCTCTAATATGGAAGGACTCCTACATACTATTTTCGATGAGACTAAAGATATATTTACAATAGATGTTCTTCAGCTTTTGAAAATGATGGAAGAGTCTATTAACCGGTTGAAGATAACAATAAAAGAACTGGCAGAAATTAGCAGAATTCAAAAAGATACCGAAGATAAAAGAGAGCCAATTTCTGTGATGGAAATTTATAACGAATACATAGAAGTTCATAAGGATAAGTTAGCAAAATGTAATGCTATTTTCACCACCGAATTTAATGAAAAAGAAGTTTACCTTTCCAAACAAAATTTCAGAACAATTATATACAATCTAATCAATAACTCCATTAAGTATCACCATCCGCAACGGAGTCCAGTAATTCATTTAAATACTTATCGGGAGGATAATTTTGTAGTTTTTAAAATAACTGACAATGGCATTGGATTTGACATGAGCCAAAAAGATAAAATTTTTGGAATGTTTAAGAGATTGCATGCACATGTTCCTGGATCTGGGGTTGGTTTGTATTTAGTTAAAAGAATTGTCGAAAATTCAGATGGAAAAATAGAAGTCAACAGCGAAGTTCAAAAAGGTTCTGAATTCAGAATATATCTACCTATTATTGATTTTAGGTAATTAAGTTTGAACAAACATAATTAATCCTCCTATTCCTCAGCCTGTGTTTGCTCCATAGCCGTCAACCTAACATTGTTCTGTAAACCATAATCGGCTGTTTGGTCATCCTGAGCCCTGCGAAGGATCTGATAGTCACAAAAAATTTGTTATTTAAACTACCATTCTGCCAGATAGTTAATTTTATTCATTTTGAAAGCGCAGAGTGACAAAGAAAAGATTCTCCATAAAACAAGAAGCCCCGACCAAATCGGGGCTCCTTGTTTATATTGAAATACAAGCTTTTATTGAAAATGAAAGCCAATGATAATTTACTTTTTAACAACTTTCATTATTTCCGTCTGACCTTCCACATACACAAAGTAAATCCCGCTTGACAAATGTGAAAGGTCAATAATACCGGCGATGGATTGTTCCTGATGTACAATAGTGCCTAATGCATTAGTCAGCGTAACGGATTTGCTATCACAATTCTTCAATTGCAATTTATCATAAAAAGGATTTGGGAAAGCTGTCATTTTTGTATCAGGCTTCTCCACTACCGAAGTAACAACTTCAGTCAGGAACGGAGAACTATACTTCCATAATCTCGGAGTTTGATCTGTGCTAAAAGCTCCGGCATTTAAATATCCTGTAGCGAAGTACAATGTTCCATTTACATTAGTAAGATTATAAGTTCCAATATAACTGTCTGCAGGATCCGTAGTAAGTTTATTCACCTGATGCGGAATGGTATCATTTATATTCATTTGAAAAAGTCCATAGTCACTTATAAAATCACTAAGATTATCTTCATCTGTCTGACTAATATAAAATAAAGTAGGGCCAATATTTTCAACACCTCTATACTCTGAATAATAAGCTTCTATAAATAAGAAACGAAAAGTATTTTCCGGAGTTCCATCTGTTTGCCAGAAATATCTACCGGATTCACCTGCTATGATCAGAACAGCCTTCCCGTCAACTTCCTTGAATTCTACTGAATGTGGATCAAATCCAATAGGTTCAGTCAACTGTACTGTACCTTCAGCTGTTCCATCTGTAATAAAGACAGGGAAATTCATTGCCAGATTATTATTTACAACAAACAGAATCTTGCCTTTGTAATATTCTATAAGACTAAAATTATAACCAATATCTATTCTTTGTAAAAAAGTAGTATCACCTATCGACCCGTTCGTTGAATATATTTTAAGGACATCATCTCCTGTACCATATTCATGAAAACTAGTAGCAAAGATCAACTTATCATCAAGCACGCCCAGTATCCTGACAAATGCAAAATTATTATCTTGCGTTCCGTCTATATTATCAGCAAAATCATCATCCTCCAGAATTACTTCAGGTGTAGCTCCAGGGCCATTAGTTCGAAGCAAAGAATCACCAGAAATATAGTATGTGTATCCATTTAATACGTATGGTGCACTTTCGGATGGAGGAAAGGGAAAATCATCACCGTTTGGTTGAAGAACAGTTCCAAGAGCTGTACCATCTGAAATATAATATTTCGGCGAAGGATCTTGAGTAACGATATATATATTCTCATTATCTGTTAAAATTGAAGCAATATGTTCATTCAGATCGATCACCATTTGAGTATTTGCCGGGTTACCACTGGAATGCCACAATTGATCTTTGATAGCAAAGTAAAGATCTTCGCCCTCTCCAAATGGGGTAAAATGACTTGGACGGTCTGGCAGTTCAGAAACTAGTTGTGGTTGTGACATCAGCAGGCCACTAAGTAAAAAAAAGACGACGAAAAGTAAATTTTTCTTCATGAGTATATTAAAATTTAAGATTAAACATAGTCACCCAACCCCTGGAAAAATAAAATGTTTTAGGAGGTAATATCGCTAACCCGATTCTAAAAAAAGTTATTCCTATATCTTCCTATAGCTCAAACTGTTGCTCCTCTCCTACTCCTTCGCAAACTACTTCCTCTTATTGGGTCTGTCACAGTTATTCTATTGTAAATATTTGGGATTGATTCTTTTAAAATATTTATCTTAAAAATAAAAAAAGGTCCAGGAAAATTTCCCGGACCTTTTGTTCACTAAACTAACTGATACTTGAATTTATTT is from Sporocytophaga myxococcoides DSM 11118 and encodes:
- a CDS encoding SDR family oxidoreductase, producing MKSALITGANKSIGFEVARQLSQKGVYVFLGSRDLVKGREAIDKLKAEGIKNIEVIQLDVTNDESIQAARIEIGKKIQALDILINNAGIYGGYPQTALDSTIDQFKAAYDANVYSAVRMTQTFIDLLKKSSEPRIVNVTSSQGSITLHSDPAYKYYDYKGAVYLSSKSALNMYTVVLAYELKESSFKVNAVCPGYTKTDFNGHRGTGTLEDAGKRIVKYALIDKDGPTGKFFSEENNPETGEIPW
- a CDS encoding AraC family transcriptional regulator; translation: MQEDKGILDIEKQHDKLRIKVGSSENHFVPAEILPKAFQPHRLNFYFFVFIDSGSLTYGVDLQDFTISDGHLLFALPNQIFEPPSKTGKLEYYKLGFDENTLALLPQQFAFLVNPLNKQTLNFDPAAKLRVKKVFEILNQILYTNKEQTDTEIILAHLNALLTELNSAYFKGTQQGIISNPKLSKYIEFKLVVEKNLTEQHSINSIAEKLALSSNSLYGIVKEFAGVSPKEFIINRLMTEAQRKLHYSKISVKELAYELGFNDPDYFSRLFKKSTGQSVSEFLANQQDLSGK
- a CDS encoding YCF48-related protein, whose product is MKIYYFLVLALFSSINLFAQWTRLKTPTTETLIAVCFINSDTGFVGGDAGVTTTLLKTKDGGKTWKTPNISTNNSIRTIQFANKQIGILSTDAPSEGFRTTDGGENWTKINTALIDIGEIYIKNADTAFAFSDNNDDVSYSFNGGKTWTHYPNNAFGGAAISAIHFPYPKSKIGYAVTNEGGKIFKTVNGGKTWSQISQPTSEHFNNVFFTTTNIGYALAVTEILKTTDGGEHWTPITTDLSGAKIQVVDGTLYLRSGDLKVSYDDGKSFSEMTGFSSSIIDFQMLSNSEGYSVGFDGGFYKLQIITAINSKKEKAELFKLYPNPSNGQVSIEKLEVNGSDLKLTIFNTFGHEVYKTTLDQNSWSFDLSSLNLKGNYFVKISDDNNRYEVKRIVMQ
- a CDS encoding ArsR/SmtB family transcription factor, with amino-acid sequence MGITKTDNFNDKQNRMASLAKAIGHPARIAILEFLLKKNTCICGDLVEELPLSQATVSQHLKALKEVGLIKGEIEGTSVCYCIDEKVWNEAKEAFSKLFGSYKGVKCC
- a CDS encoding arsenite methyltransferase → MENTNERLKGIVKEEYSKIALQSKGQNETSCCGAGSCGTGTYKIMSEDYSNLEGYNPDADLGLGCGLPTEFAKIKKGDTVVDLGSGAGNDSFVARSIAGEEGEIIGIDMTEAMIQKAKANAEKLGFNNVQFRLGDIEDIPLSSKRADVVVSNCVMNLVPDKKKAFDEVYRILKPNGHFSISDIVLKGELPESIKKEAEMYAGCVSGAIKKGDYLEILSDAGFTNITVQKEKQINIPDEILLNYLNSEQLNEFKSKGSGVFSITVYAERPETECGCEPAAKCC
- a CDS encoding protein-tyrosine-phosphatase — encoded protein: MLFQTIESYIQDAIRSFDSIPAERKKTLETISHFIQKKVDTGKTSELIYVCTHNSRRSHLGQIWGKTAASYYGLKNINTYSAGTEVTAFNPNAIKALEKAGFKVSKSEGEEKNPQYAVSYDDEKELPIICFSKTYEDTSIPKESLCAIMTCTEADGNCPFIPGTELRISCPYNDPKVFDGTAQQDEMYSERCKQIAIENLYIFSLMIHSKRK
- a CDS encoding GNAT family N-acetyltransferase; amino-acid sequence: MVQIKKVVSFEELEMIKELFKEYEQYLNTDLCFQSFKEELQSLPGCYSSPDGGLWLAFDNNKPVGCVALKKQDSKYSEMKRLYVKPEYHGNGIGKKLIEATIQKSRELGYEFVRLDVLPKSEIAIAIYKSLGFSPIPPYYQTNQEVYFFELKLKNRI
- a CDS encoding GNAT family N-acetyltransferase — protein: MVRTATINDITQILEIYNYYIKETVVTFEIEQLDNVEMTRRFNETIDKYEWIVWQDERNNILGYAYYNSFRPRAAYQYSVESTVYLRHDSRAKGIGKQLYQELLKRFNKSKYRVILGTISLPNEPSPVA